The genomic region TTCGACGACGACCCACGCTCCTGCGCGCGCGGCCTGACCACCGTCCGCCCCCCGATTGAAGCCATGGGCGAAGAAGCCGGCCGGCTCCTGCTGCGCGCCCTGCAAGGCGACAAAAACGGCCAATCCGTCCGCCTGCGCTCGCATCTCATTCCGCGCGCGTCCACATCGCTGGGAACGAAATAGCAGAGATTTATCGGCCAAACATACGAATTTCTACCTTCTTTGGATAAAAGCTCGGTCGGGCGCAACCTGACCGGGCTTTTCGTGTCACAGTGTATGTCACAATAAACCAAGCACTTCGTTCTGGAGGCAAATCATGGCTTATCTCTCTCAATCCAACACCGCGAGGCGTGGATTCCTTATGGCGGCGCTTCAGCTGTCGGCTCTGCCTGTCATCGTTGCATCGGCGCAGCCTCGCACCTGGGCGGCGGACAATGCAAAATCCGCCGCCGCAGTCGCGAACACGGCGCAGGCGAAAGCACTGCTTGCATCCACGGTATCCAAGATTGGAGCGGCAAAGACAATCAAATTCACGAGTGTTGTGACGCTGACCGGTATTGGCGCGTCCCATACCTCACCCATAACTGTGGAAGTTATCAAGCAGCAGCCTGAACAGTTCTCCTATCGTTTACTCGATTCCGGAAAAGAGATCGGCAAAATCATCTCTTCTCTGAACGGCGGATATGTCTACGATCCCGTAGGCAACCGATACAGTAACATTGAAAAAGGAGAGCTGATGACTGGCTTGACTGTCATGCCGCCGGACAAAAGGCTCGGTATTGCCGTACTTTCGCATTTACTCATGGGCAGCCACCCATTTTCAGACCAGATGTTTATCGGCGGGACTTCCCCCAGCAAAGTCAGTTCCTATTCCGGCCAATTAAATGGACAGCCGATAAATCACATCATTGAAGTGTATCCTGACGGCAAAGGCGCTACGACAATTCACACGTATGTGAACCAGCAGACCGGACTGCCCGATCGTTTCTCTGTTGATACAAAGTCCGTAGGTCAGCATATCACTCTGCAAATTGATTTCAGCGGCTTCCAATTGGGGGATACGCCGCTTCCTGATACAACGTTTTCGATGACTCCTCCCGCGACGGCCACGGTATATACGCCGCCGAAGGACCAGGAGTCCGCAGAACCACCCATCCTCCCTACAGGAACCGTGGCTCCAAACTTCGCGGTTCAAGACGTCAAGGGCAAAACCGCGCACCTTGCAGATTTCGCGGGCAAAGTCGTCGTGCTTGACTTCTGGTCTACGTGGTGCGGCCCTTGCCAGGCTTCTCTCCCGGCCACGGATAAGCTGGCGAAGAAGTACAAAAGCAAGGACGTCGTGTTCATGCCGGTCTGCTCCTGGGATGACAAGTCGGCGTTCACGCCATGGGTCAAACAGCGCAAGAGCTGGACGATGACGTTCTACTTCGATCCGGCGGGGCGCGGCGCGAAGAACATCGCGTCCGAGCTTTACAAAGTCTCGGGCATTCCCACACAGTTCGTGATCGGTAAGGACGGCAAGGTCGCGGTCGGGTTCGTTGGCTACGACGGCGCCGAAGGAGAAAAGAATCTCTCTGCGGCGATTGATAAGGCGCTCGCAGGATCTTAGAAATCACCTTGCTCGTTCTAACATTCTAATCAAACACATCGGATATCGCCGCCGCAGACGCGCCTCCGGCGACACCCTAGGATTTGAAATCCGCTCCGTATCCGAATCACAACAGCCCGCTCGATATCGAGCGGGCTGTTGTGATTACTCTTAGAGCGTCTTCAAAAACTCCAGGACTTTCTCGGCGTGCTGGTCCACTTTGACTCTCGGGTAGATCTTCACGATCTTGCCTTCTTTGTCGATCACGAATGTCGTGCGCTCGATGCCCATATACGTCTTTCCGTAATTCGTCTTCTCTTTCCAAACACCATACTCTTCGGCGATGGCGTGGTCGGGATCGGCGACGAGCGGGAAGGGGAGCGTGAACTTTTCGGAAAACTTCTGATGGGATTTCGTGTCATCGGGGCTCACTCCCAGGATCACGGCGCCGACGGCTTCGTAGTCGGGGCGATGGTCGCGGAAGCCGCACGCCTGGGTGGTGCAGCCGGGCGTGTCGTCCTTGGGATAGAAGTAAACGACGACGTTCTTACCGAGATACTCAGACAGCGAGACGGTAACTTCGCCCTCACGAGTGACGGCGGGAGCGGTAAATAGGGGCGCGGCGGCTCCCACGACGATTTCGGACATGGTGTGTCTCCTTCGATGAGTGCGTGCGATGCTGGCTTATGGGCGCGCGGGGCGCTCCCAGATTGGCTCGGCGACGCCGGCGCGATGGTTTGCGAGGCGAGCAAGAACAAAGAGGTGATCGCTGAGGCGGTTGAGATAGCGCTGGAGTTCATCACTGATCGACTCCTGCGCCGCCAGTGTCGTGACCAGCCGCTCCGCGCGGCGGCTGACGGCGCGGGCGACATGCAGCTGCGCGCCGCCGGGCGAGCCGCCCGGCAGGATGAAGTTCCGCAGCGGCTCCAGCTCCGTTTCAAACGCATCGATCTCCGCCTCCAGCCGCTCCGTGGCGTCGTTCTGAATGCGCGGAACCGTGTCGCCGCGTTCTTGCGGCGTTGCGAGGTCGGCGCCGACCTCGAACAGCTCGCCCTGGATCCGCAGAATTACGGCCCGGATTTGCGCGTCGTCGATCAGCGGCAGCGCGGCGCCGAGAAACGCATTGCACTCGTCCACCGTGCCATACGCCGACACGCGCAGCGCATCCTTGGACACGCGCTGGCCGCCATACAAACTCGTCTCCCCGGCGTCGCCGGTTTTTGTGTAGATTTTCATAAATTTCTGTTTGGCCCCATCCCCTCAGCGAGGCGGGGGGATGGGGCTCGCCGCTTCCTCTTCCGGCGCAAAAAACTTCGTCACGTCCTCGATATACCGCGTTACGGGTGAGCGCGGCAGGAACTTCATAATGTCCGAACCGTAGCGCTTGGTGACCAAACGCGTGTCGAGCAGGGCGACGACGCCCCGGTCTTCGACGCCGCGCATTAGCCGGCCGAAGCCTTGTTTGAGGCGAAGCTGGGCTTGCGGGAGCGCGTAGTCGTTGAACCAGTCGCCGCCGCCGGCGGTGATCTGGTCGACGCGCGCTTTGTGCAGAGGACTGTCCGGCATGGCGAATGGGATCCGGTCGATGATCACGAGGCGCAGGCCGTGGCCGGGGACATCCACTCCTTCCCAGAAAGACTGCGCGCCGAGCAGCACGGCGTTTTCCTGCGATTTGAACGCCTCCACCAGACGGGCGTTCGGCATCTCGCCTTGCCGCAGCAGCGGGTAGGGCAGGTTGGCGAGCATGAGCTGCTCGTGGACGACATTCAGCGCGCGATGCGAGGTGAACAGCAGGAACGCGCCGCCTTTGGCGGCGTCGAGCAGGCGAATGATCTCCTCGACGACTTCGTACGTGTAACTCGGCGATTCACTCGGCGGCGGAAGACGGCGCGGAATATAGATCAGCGTGTTGGCGGCGTAATCGAACGTGGAGTCGACCAGGGTTTCGGTGACTTTCGTGTCCTCGGTGGGAATGCCGAGCCGTTCGCGCAGGTAGTCGAAGCTGCCATTTGTGGACAGAGTCGCCGAAATCAGTGTGGCTCCGACTCGGCGGTTGTGCGCCCAGAGGGTCGGGCCGAGCAGGGGCGCCACGGAGATCGGCGTGTAGTGCAGAGTCGTGATCGGCCCGCGCCGGCCGCCCCGGTTCTGCGATCCCCAGCGCAGATAGTTTTCGTCATCGCCCTGAAAGATCATCGCCAGTTCTTCCTTGGCGCGAGTGCACTGGCGTCGTAGGCCGTCGATGCGGTCCTTGGCGATGGGGTCGCCGCTGGTGTCTTGTTTCAGCAGCTCCACCGCGAGGCGGTCCAGCAGAGCGCCGACACCCGCCACCTGGGTCTGCGCGTTCTTCAGGGCGTGCGGGCCCTCCAGGGCTTCGCCGACGTTAAAATCGGGTTTGTTGATGCCGGCGAACGGGCTGAACAGCTCCAGGCTGGACTGCTCCAGCGCCTTCAGCCGCTCCTGATCCAGGTCCAGACGCCGCGAGGCGCGTTTGACTTTGTCCAGCAGCGAGGGCAGGCGCGACGACGAGAAGGCGACGCCGAACGCGCCGGCGGCGGCGGTCTCCAGGTGGTGCGCCTCATCGAAGATGACGTAATGGTAATCCGGAAGCAGGTTCGCGTTCTGTTCGCCGCGCCCGCGCACGGCGAGATCGCTGAAGAACAGCGCGTGATTGACCACGAGAATGCTGGCGTCCTGCGCCTCGCGCTTCATGTTGTAGTAGAAACAGCGGTCGAAAAAGCGGCACTCCTGACCTTTGCAGGTATCGATATTGGCGCGAATATCCATCCAGCCGGGATAGGAGAAATCGAGCTCGGAGACGTCGCCGGTTTCGGTCGTCCCGCTCCATTTGCCGATCTGGATAAACTGGGGATCACCAGCGGTCCACAGCTCGCCCCGGCAGACATCGTAGTCCTGAAGGCACAGATAGTTGCCGCGTCCTTTGAGGACGGCGGCTTCAAAGGGCGTCGGCCAGATCGACTGCAGAAACGGGATATCCTTTTCCAGCAGTTGGTTCTGGAGCGCCAGAGTCTGGGTGGAGATGACGACTTTGCGCTCCGGAGTCGCCATCGACACGGCGGGGATAAGATAGGAAAGCGTCTTGCCGACTCCGGTGGCGGCCTCCACCAGGGAGACGCCGCCGCGCTTGCGCATGGATTGGAGGACGGCGGTCGCCACCTCCTGCTGCTGGGGTCGCACCGAGAAGCCCGGCAGAGCTTTGGCGAGGAGGCCGTTCTTCGCGAAAAACGAATCGATCTTACTGCTCATTCTGTCCTTTATTGTACCTATCCACGGCGTCTGCGGCGACGCGCAGGTTTAGTTCTTCCCCATTCCGGATAAAACTCCAGCGAGGGGAACGGCGTTCTGATGGAGATGTTCTCAAGATCCCGAACTCCAACACTGTTACCCAAAAACCAGATCGAATGAGGAGAATGATAATGAAAGTCCGAAACCTGTGCGTCGTGGGCGCCCTCGCGGCCGCCGTCCTGTCCTTCTCCGCGCCGGCCACCCGCGCCGACGACATGTCCAGCTCCAGCAGCATCGACTATAAGACCCTGATCAATCCGAAATGGGACTATACTGACCTTCAGCACGCGAAGGCTTATGGCTTGACCGACAGCCAAACGGCCACCGTGGCGAAGATCGCCTGGAAGACCGGCTGGAGTTTCACCGATGTGCTGGCCATGGTGCAGCGCGGCGAGAGCTTTGGATTCATCGCGCAGAAGGCGAACCTTCGCCTTTCCGACGTGATGGATTCCAGCGATGTCTGGGACAAGATCGCGGCCTACAAGATGGCCTACGAGCACACCGGCAAAAAGGCCATGATGGATAGTTCGTCCAGCATGTAACCCATCGCGAGTCATCACGCGGACACGGGCTCGAAGGCGGATCGCGGATCCGCCTTCGAGCCCGTCGTCACGAGCGATAGATACGACCAGAGCAGCATGGCGCAGAGCGCGCCCGCGACGGCCCCGGCGTCGTTGAACGCGATCGACAGCAGCACCCCCGCAATCCCCGCATTGAACAAGGCGATCGTTCGGACATTGTTCAGACGCTGGACAGCCGAGCGCGACATGAAAATCCCCGCAAGCGCGCTCCATAAGGGAACCGCCCAGGCGCTATGCCAGAGAAGATGGCCTTCAACGGCGAGCTTGCGCGTGATAATATCCCATCCATCTCCAAGCCCCGATGTCCCGATCTCCGCCATGGCTTGTCCCAGATGCGACTGTCGCCCCGGATTGAGATGGGAATCCAGAAACGCGACGGCGAGCACCGCGAGCAGCGAAGCCGCCACCACCAGAGCCGCCCGGCCCGCGCTCCACCGAACGCCGCGTAACGAGCCAAAGTAAACCAGCAGCGTCCCGACGGAAACGATCACGCCGCCCGCCTTGGCGCCAATCTGCGGCCATCCGATCATGCCGATTGTCGCGAGCGCGAGCGCGAGCATCAGCCGCCGCGACCAGGTCGCCGCCGCGCCAGCGGCCGCCACGAGCATCGCGCCGGCGAGCGCGCCCATCATCTCATTCCCGATCCCATAGTAACGGGCGCCTTCCACGATCGAGTAGCCCAGCAGCGAGAACTTCAGCAGTCCGTGCGGCGCAAGCATATGGATGACTCCGGCAAGCCAGATCAACCCGCACAGCCCGCGCAGGGTGTTTGCCGGCCCAATACGGCGCCGCAGCAGCAACGCCGCCGTCAGCAGGATCGCCGAGGCGACGCCAAACTGCGCCGCCGACGTGCTGAGGGCAAACGCGGCGATGGCGACGCCGGGCAGCAGAGTCAGATCCCAAGGAGCATCGCCGCCGCGCCGGCGAAGCGCCAGCGCCAGCACGACGATCAGGCCGCCGGCGACGGCGAAATACGGCAGGAGCTTCATTCCTTGCCGCTGCGCCGTGGCGCGGCGCTGAATGCCGAGCAGCGCCGTTGTGGGGCGCGCCGTCGGGCGGACAGTGAAGTCCGCCGTTCGCTGTCCGCTCAATAGGGATGCGCCAAAATAAGCGGCCAGCGCCGGCGCGAAGTCCGTGTTAGCGACAAGTCCCGGCGTCCGCGTGGATCGGCTTGTCAGCAGTCCTGGGCCTCTGCCCGTTTCGTACTGAACCATGGGAGCCAGGCGTTCGCCGCGCGCATACTCGGCGTCGTTCACCGCCGGCGAAATGACGATCAGACGCGCGCCAAACTCGTCCGCGGAATGGATGGCGGCGGCCAGCAGGCGGTCCGCATCTTGCCAGTTAGCCGGCGCGTCGATGATAACGGAGCACTTGCCCAGCGTCAGCAGCGGCGTTGCGAAGTCGTCCGCTCGAATGACGTTCGTGGTCCCGATGTCGTCACACGCGACAAATGGCGCAATGGGGCCTTGAGTGGCTAGGACCGTCACCCCCGATCGATGGAGGCTGGCGCAGAGATTCCCCAGGGAAATGCGATATCCGAGGTTTTGATTGGCGGCTACGATGCGCGGCCAGTTCAGCGCAACAAACAATCCGCCTCGGCGTACGAGGGTTCGACGCTCAAATAAATCCTCCGCGCTGACGCCAGGCAAGGCCGGAGCGGAGAGAAAAGACCATTGAACATCACGCGCATTGCAGGCGGCGCGCGCGCCGCTGCCCAGCGTCAGCGCGGCGCTCGCAATGCTTTCCCGTCCGCGATTGTCCGGGATGCGCGCCGCGCGCGTGTTGACGAGCGCGCACTGGCCGGTCTCCAGCAGTCGGTGGAGGGTGGGGGATGGCGACGCCATCCAGTCGCTCAGCGTCGCGGGCGGCGTCAGAACGATGATCGCGCGGCGCGGCGCGGCCATAACGGGATACGCGGCGCCAAAGAGCACAAGAAGGGCGAGCGCGAGCAGCGCGGTCAATCGAATCCGCGCCCTCACGATCGGAACGCCTTTTCAATCGCTTGATGGACATTGTCCACGCCGATCACTTCAATGCCGAGCCGCGCGCGGGAAAGGCCGGCAAGAGAACGAGCCGAAACGATCGCGCGTTTGAAGCCCATGCGTCCGGCTTCGCGCAGACGCTGCTCCATATGGCCGACGGCGCGCACTTCGCCGCCGAGGCCGACTTCGCCGGCGACGACCGTATGTTCGTTGACGGCGATTTCTCGAAAGTTTGACGCCGTGGCGACCGCGATCGCCAGGTCCGCCGAGGGTTCATCCACACGCACGCCGCCGGCGACATTGACAAACACATCGTACTTGGCGAGCCCCAGTCCGGCGCGCTTTTCCAGGACCGCCAAAATCAAATTCACGCGGTTTGTGTCCACGCCTGAAAATGTCCGGCGCGGGCTGGCGAGGTATGACGGCGCCACCAGCGCCTGAACTTCGACTAAGAGAGGGCGTGTTCCCTCGACGATGGGAGAAACGCACGATCCCGTGACGCGCTCGCTGCGCTCGGAGAGAAACATCTCACTCGGGTTGGCGACCTGCGCCAGGCCCTCCTCGCGCATTTCGAACAGCCCAAGCTCATCTGTGGAGCCAAATCGGTTCTTCACGGCGCGCAGCACGCGGTAGGCGTAGTGCCGGTCGCCTTCAAAGGTCAGGACCGTATCGACCATATGCTCCAGGACGCGCGGACCCGCGAGCGCGCCTTCTTTCGTCACATGGCCCACCAGAAAGATCGGGATGCCGTGACCCTTGGCGGCCTGCGCCAGCATCGCCGTGCAGGAGCGCACCTGTGAAACGCTGCCCGCCGCCGAATC from Capsulimonas corticalis harbors:
- a CDS encoding ATP-dependent DNA helicase; translated protein: MSSKIDSFFAKNGLLAKALPGFSVRPQQQEVATAVLQSMRKRGGVSLVEAATGVGKTLSYLIPAVSMATPERKVVISTQTLALQNQLLEKDIPFLQSIWPTPFEAAVLKGRGNYLCLQDYDVCRGELWTAGDPQFIQIGKWSGTTETGDVSELDFSYPGWMDIRANIDTCKGQECRFFDRCFYYNMKREAQDASILVVNHALFFSDLAVRGRGEQNANLLPDYHYVIFDEAHHLETAAAGAFGVAFSSSRLPSLLDKVKRASRRLDLDQERLKALEQSSLELFSPFAGINKPDFNVGEALEGPHALKNAQTQVAGVGALLDRLAVELLKQDTSGDPIAKDRIDGLRRQCTRAKEELAMIFQGDDENYLRWGSQNRGGRRGPITTLHYTPISVAPLLGPTLWAHNRRVGATLISATLSTNGSFDYLRERLGIPTEDTKVTETLVDSTFDYAANTLIYIPRRLPPPSESPSYTYEVVEEIIRLLDAAKGGAFLLFTSHRALNVVHEQLMLANLPYPLLRQGEMPNARLVEAFKSQENAVLLGAQSFWEGVDVPGHGLRLVIIDRIPFAMPDSPLHKARVDQITAGGGDWFNDYALPQAQLRLKQGFGRLMRGVEDRGVVALLDTRLVTKRYGSDIMKFLPRSPVTRYIEDVTKFFAPEEEAASPIPPPR
- a CDS encoding TlpA disulfide reductase family protein codes for the protein MAYLSQSNTARRGFLMAALQLSALPVIVASAQPRTWAADNAKSAAAVANTAQAKALLASTVSKIGAAKTIKFTSVVTLTGIGASHTSPITVEVIKQQPEQFSYRLLDSGKEIGKIISSLNGGYVYDPVGNRYSNIEKGELMTGLTVMPPDKRLGIAVLSHLLMGSHPFSDQMFIGGTSPSKVSSYSGQLNGQPINHIIEVYPDGKGATTIHTYVNQQTGLPDRFSVDTKSVGQHITLQIDFSGFQLGDTPLPDTTFSMTPPATATVYTPPKDQESAEPPILPTGTVAPNFAVQDVKGKTAHLADFAGKVVVLDFWSTWCGPCQASLPATDKLAKKYKSKDVVFMPVCSWDDKSAFTPWVKQRKSWTMTFYFDPAGRGAKNIASELYKVSGIPTQFVIGKDGKVAVGFVGYDGAEGEKNLSAAIDKALAGS
- a CDS encoding cob(I)yrinic acid a,c-diamide adenosyltransferase, producing MKIYTKTGDAGETSLYGGQRVSKDALRVSAYGTVDECNAFLGAALPLIDDAQIRAVILRIQGELFEVGADLATPQERGDTVPRIQNDATERLEAEIDAFETELEPLRNFILPGGSPGGAQLHVARAVSRRAERLVTTLAAQESISDELQRYLNRLSDHLFVLARLANHRAGVAEPIWERPARP
- the radA gene encoding DNA repair protein RadA, whose protein sequence is MAKGIQTRHVCRECGYETPKWLGKCPGCDQWGTLEESITITPSKTAISRSNGAASLGLVTRAQPTRLTDVPSVALEGRMSAGLSEFDRVLGGGIVPGALILVGGDPGIGKSTLLTQAAGFLAASGGTVLYVSGEESATQIKLRAERLGVASPNILLHNEVDVTLIASTIASERPSVVIIDSIQTMQHPEVDSAAGSVSQVRSCTAMLAQAAKGHGIPIFLVGHVTKEGALAGPRVLEHMVDTVLTFEGDRHYAYRVLRAVKNRFGSTDELGLFEMREEGLAQVANPSEMFLSERSERVTGSCVSPIVEGTRPLLVEVQALVAPSYLASPRRTFSGVDTNRVNLILAVLEKRAGLGLAKYDVFVNVAGGVRVDEPSADLAIAVATASNFREIAVNEHTVVAGEVGLGGEVRAVGHMEQRLREAGRMGFKRAIVSARSLAGLSRARLGIEVIGVDNVHQAIEKAFRS
- the bcp gene encoding thioredoxin-dependent thiol peroxidase, giving the protein MSEIVVGAAAPLFTAPAVTREGEVTVSLSEYLGKNVVVYFYPKDDTPGCTTQACGFRDHRPDYEAVGAVILGVSPDDTKSHQKFSEKFTLPFPLVADPDHAIAEEYGVWKEKTNYGKTYMGIERTTFVIDKEGKIVKIYPRVKVDQHAEKVLEFLKTL